In Rhizobium sp. N324, a single genomic region encodes these proteins:
- a CDS encoding response regulator transcription factor produces MPTIALVDDDRNILTSVSIALEAEGYKVETYTDGASALDGLLARPPQLAIFDIKMPRMDGMELLRRLRQKSDIPVIFLTSKDEEIDELFGLKMGADDFITKPFSQRLLVERVRAVLRRASSREAAAAGASPAGGAPKNGAVQQARSLERGQLVMDQERHTCTWKGEAVTLTVTEFLILHSLAQRPGVVKSRDALMDAAYDEQVYVDDRTIDSHIKRLRKKFKMVDNDFDMIETLYGVGYRFREAA; encoded by the coding sequence ATGCCGACAATCGCGCTCGTTGATGACGACCGCAACATCCTCACCTCGGTGTCGATCGCACTGGAGGCCGAAGGATATAAGGTCGAGACCTATACGGACGGTGCTTCGGCCCTCGACGGCCTGCTGGCGCGGCCGCCGCAGCTGGCGATCTTCGATATCAAGATGCCGCGCATGGATGGCATGGAATTGCTGCGCCGGCTGCGGCAGAAATCGGACATTCCCGTTATCTTCCTCACCTCCAAGGATGAGGAGATCGATGAGCTCTTCGGCCTGAAGATGGGCGCCGACGATTTCATCACCAAGCCGTTTTCGCAGCGCCTGCTGGTCGAGCGCGTCCGCGCCGTGCTGCGCCGCGCCTCAAGCCGTGAAGCCGCGGCCGCCGGCGCCAGCCCCGCCGGCGGCGCGCCGAAGAACGGCGCCGTGCAGCAGGCCCGTTCGCTGGAGCGCGGGCAGCTGGTCATGGACCAGGAACGCCATACCTGCACCTGGAAGGGTGAGGCCGTGACCCTGACGGTCACCGAATTCCTGATCCTGCATTCGCTGGCGCAGCGCCCCGGCGTCGTTAAAAGCCGCGACGCGCTGATGGACGCAGCCTACGACGAACAGGTCTATGTCGACGACCGGACCATCGACAGCCACATCAAGCGGCTGCGCAAGAAATTCAAGATGGTCGACAACGACTTTGATATGATTGAAACACTCTACGGAGTGGGATACCGCTTCCGCGAAGCAGCCTGA